CGGTACGGCATCTGGAGCGTAGGTCTGCGCTCGGAGGACGCGGACCGGCGCGGGGAACGCGCCGAGGCCGCCGCCGAACTGGAGGAACTCGGCTACGGCGCCCTCTGGCTGGGCGGCAACAGCTCCGCCGCCAACGCCGCCCCGCTGATCGAGGCGACCTCGAAGCTCACGGTCGGCACCAGCATCCAGAGCATCTGGCAGCACGAACCGGACGCCGCCGCCAGGGCCTTCGCGGACCTGGAGTCGGCCCACCCGGGGCGGTTCCTGCTGGGCCTCGGGGTGAGCCACGCCAAGCGGGTGGAGCAGTACGCCCGCCCCTATTCGGCCCTGGTCGAGTACCTCGACGGTCTGGACGCCGCCGGAGTGCCGGCGGACCGGCGGCTCCTGGCCGCGCTCGGCCCGAAGTCGCTCCGGCTGGCCCGCGACCGGGCGGCGGGCTCGATCCCGTACCTGGTCACCCCGGAGCACACGGCGCACGCCCGCGAGCTCCTGGGCGAGGCCCCGCTGCTCGCCCCGGAGCTGGGCGTCGTCCCGGAGACGGATCCGGACCGGGCCCGCGCCCTGGCCCGGGAGTTCCTCGAGCTCTACCTCCCGCTGCCGAACTACACCAACAACTTCCTGCGGCACGGCTTCACCGAGGACGACCTGAAGGACGGCGGCAGCGACCGCCTGGTCGACGCCCTGTTCGCCTGGGGCGACGACACGGCGATCCGCGCGAAGATCGACGCGTTCTTCGAGGCGGGCGCGGACCATGTGGCCCTCCAGGTGGTGAACGACGAGCCGCGGGACGCCCTCCCCCGGAAGGCGTGGCGCGACGTGGCGACACTGCTGGACTGAGACTCGCCTCAGGGGCGCGGGGAACCGCGACGAGCCACGGACGGCCCGGGCCGCCGAAGCCGCGCGGTTCACCGGCCGGTGTGCGGGCCTTTCCTACTCGGCGACGACGAACCGCAGACGGCGCCGGGGCCGCGGCCCCGTGCCCCGCCGACGGGCCCGCAACTCCTGGACGAGCGCCACCAGTACGGTCAGCCCCCAGGCCAGGGAGAACCACGCCAGCTGGTCGTCCGTTCCGGCGGCCAGCCAGCTGACGCCCAGCCCGGCCAGCGTGATGCCGGAGGCCGCCACGAGAGCCGACTGCCGCCCGGAGCGCAGCGTCCGCAGAAGGCACAGGGCGGCGAGGACGAGGACCGGAACGGCGAGGACGGACATCGGCTCGTGTCCCGTGTAGTCCATGGAGACCATGGCCGACGCGGGCTCGTACTCTCCGTCGTACCCCTGCTCGAACAGCGTGTGCCCGGAGGGGTCCTCGTCCAGTTCGTAGTAGTCCTCGTAGTAGGTGCCGTAGTAGTAGAGGGAGCTGTCGAAGTCCGTGTCGCTCACGTAGACGTAGTCGCTCTCATCAGACGGCACCCCGGCGGGGACACCCGCGATGACCATGGCGCCGGCGCCCCACCACAGCAGAGCGGACGTGAGCGGGAGCCGGCGGAACGCGGCCAGTCCCAGGACCGCGACCACCGCCAGCGGCACGAGGAGGTCGCTCGACGGATCGATGTCCTGGTGGACGAGGACGACCACGGCCGAGACCAGGAGCCCCAGCAGGGCCACGGCACGATTCCCGGCCGGGAGCCGACGCCATCCGCGCCGGGACGACGCGGCCTCGGCGGCGGTCCGGTCGGGGCCGGTGCGGTCGGGGGCGGTCCGGTCGGGGGCGGTCCCGTCGGGGGCGGTGCGCTCGGGGGCAGTGGCCGTCGCCCCGGAGGATGCGGCGGGCGCTTGACCGTCCTCGTCGGGGACTGTCTCACCCGGGTCGACGACAGGACGCGGGGGCGGTGAGGTGGTGGCCTGTCTCGGCAACGACGCGGCCTGGGTGGGCTGTTCTGCCAGCACCGTCCGCCCCGGCCCGGCTTCCGACGGCGGCGGGACCGGCGGCGCGGGAGGCATCGCCGGCAGGGCCGGGACTCCGCTCCCCGCGCGGGCCAGGGCCTGCTGCATCTCCCCCATGCCGGCGAAGCGTTGCTCCCGGTCCTTCGACAGCGCCCGGAGTACGACCTCGTCGACCGCCGCCGGGATCAGCGGCCGCAGCGCGGAGGGGGCGACGGGCTCCTTGCTGATGTGCTGGTGCATCACGGCGAACGGGGAGTCGCCGCTGAACGGCGGCCGTCCCGTGAGCAGTTCGTACAGCAGGCAGCCGGTGGAGTACTGGTCGGAGCGACCGTCGACCGCTCCACCGGTCAGCTGCTCCGGTGACAGATAGGCCGGGGTCCCGACCGTCATACCGGTCGCGGTCAGGCGGGTGGTGGTCTCCGCCACCACCTTGGATATCCCGAAGTCCAGGACCTTGACCCCGTCTTCGGAGGTGAGCATGACGTTGGAGGGCTTGATGTCCCGGTGGACCAGGCCCTGACGGTGACTGTGGGCGAGAGCCTCCGCGATGCCCCGTGTGACGTCGATGGCACGCTCGACCGTGAACGGCCCCTCGGCCAGTGCGTCCGCCACCGTGCGGCCGTCGATGAACTCCATGATGAGGAAAGGGGTCGTCTCGCCGCCGTCCTGGACGTCCTCACCGACGTCGTGCAGGACGGCGATGTTGCGGTGGCTGAGCGAGGCGATGGTCCGGGCCTCCCTGCGGAACCGGACCCGGAACTCCTCGTGCCTGGTCAGCTCGGGCGGCAGGATCTTCACGGCGACGACCCGGCCGAGCTCCCGGTCCGTGGCGCGCCAGACCTGGCCCATGCCGCCACGTCCTGCTTCCTCGACCAGCTCGTAGCGCTCCGCAAGTACCCGCATGGTGCTCCCCGTTCGGCGTCAGGGTGCGAGGCCGGCGCAGGAGCCGCCGGTTCGGAGCGCGCCGTGCATCAGTCCACCCGGTCGCCAACCGTACTGGCTGATTTCCAGACATCGAGCGCTATGAGAGGCCGAACAGGAGCGCGCGCACCGCACGCGCTCCCATCGCGCTCAACTGCGCCGGGGGCGCCTTTCACCACTCAGGCGCCTTCCCGCCGCTCAGGCGTCCTTGAACTCCTGCCGCTGCCGCCCGAGCCCCTCGATCTCCAGCTCCACGACATCCCCGCTCCGCAGGAACGGCTTCGGCTCGGGCGCTCCCAGTGCTACGCCGGCCGGCGTACCCGTGTTGATCACATCGCCCGGGTACAGCGTCATGAACTGGCTGAGGTACCGCACGACCTCACCCACCGAGAAGATCTGCTCGGCCGTCGTCCCGTCCTGTTTCAGCTCCCCGTTGACCCAGAGCTTCAGGGACAGGTCCTGCGGGTCCCGGACCTCGTCCGCCGTCACGAGCCACGGGCCCAGCGGGTTGAACGTCTCGCAGTTCTTGCCCTTGTCCCAGGTCCCGCCCCGCTCGATCTGGAACTCCCGCTCGGACACGTCGTGCGCCACCGCGTACCCGGCGACATGCGCGAGCCCCTCCTCCACGGACCCCAGGTACCGCGCCGTACGCCCGATGACGACGGCCAGCTCCACCTCCCAGTCGGTCTTGAGAGCCCGCCGCGGCACGAGGACCGTGTCGTTGGGCCCGACCACGGTGTCCGGGGCCTTCATGAACACGACCGGCTCGGCGGGCGGCTCGGCGCCGGTCTCGCGCGCGTGGTCGTGGTAGTTCAGGCCGATGCAGACGATCTTGCCGATCCGTGCCAGCGGCGGCCCGATCCGCAGCCCGGCGGCGTCCAGGACGGGCAGATCACCGGCGTCGGCGGCGGCCCGGACCCGGCCGAGCGCCTCCTCGTCGGCGAGCAGCGCGCCGTCGATGTCCGCGACGACACCCGACAGGTCCCGCAGGGTCCCCTCGGCGTCGAGCAGCGCGGGCCGCTCCGCCCCCGCCGTACCGACTCGCAGCAGCTTCATGATCAGTCTCCCTCGATCGCGGGCGCCCGGCCGATGCGCGCGACCCGGGTGCGGCGGGGCAGCCATCGGAGGACTGGTCGATCCTCCAAGCTGGGAGTGCACTCCGCAATACCCCGTTCACGTACTGGACCCAGCCCCGCCCGGTCACCGGTACAGCACGGCCCGCTCGACGACACTCCACGTCGTACTAGTCACGACGTACAGCGCGGCGGCCAGCGGCACTACGGCCACGGTGACCAGCGTGAAGAACGACATGAAG
The Streptomyces tuirus genome window above contains:
- a CDS encoding serine/threonine-protein kinase, translated to MRVLAERYELVEEAGRGGMGQVWRATDRELGRVVAVKILPPELTRHEEFRVRFRREARTIASLSHRNIAVLHDVGEDVQDGGETTPFLIMEFIDGRTVADALAEGPFTVERAIDVTRGIAEALAHSHRQGLVHRDIKPSNVMLTSEDGVKVLDFGISKVVAETTTRLTATGMTVGTPAYLSPEQLTGGAVDGRSDQYSTGCLLYELLTGRPPFSGDSPFAVMHQHISKEPVAPSALRPLIPAAVDEVVLRALSKDREQRFAGMGEMQQALARAGSGVPALPAMPPAPPVPPPSEAGPGRTVLAEQPTQAASLPRQATTSPPPRPVVDPGETVPDEDGQAPAASSGATATAPERTAPDGTAPDRTAPDRTGPDRTAAEAASSRRGWRRLPAGNRAVALLGLLVSAVVVLVHQDIDPSSDLLVPLAVVAVLGLAAFRRLPLTSALLWWGAGAMVIAGVPAGVPSDESDYVYVSDTDFDSSLYYYGTYYEDYYELDEDPSGHTLFEQGYDGEYEPASAMVSMDYTGHEPMSVLAVPVLVLAALCLLRTLRSGRQSALVAASGITLAGLGVSWLAAGTDDQLAWFSLAWGLTVLVALVQELRARRRGTGPRPRRRLRFVVAE
- a CDS encoding fumarylacetoacetate hydrolase family protein, which encodes MKLLRVGTAGAERPALLDAEGTLRDLSGVVADIDGALLADEEALGRVRAAADAGDLPVLDAAGLRIGPPLARIGKIVCIGLNYHDHARETGAEPPAEPVVFMKAPDTVVGPNDTVLVPRRALKTDWEVELAVVIGRTARYLGSVEEGLAHVAGYAVAHDVSEREFQIERGGTWDKGKNCETFNPLGPWLVTADEVRDPQDLSLKLWVNGELKQDGTTAEQIFSVGEVVRYLSQFMTLYPGDVINTGTPAGVALGAPEPKPFLRSGDVVELEIEGLGRQRQEFKDA
- a CDS encoding LLM class F420-dependent oxidoreductase yields the protein MTTPLKETVGRYGIWSVGLRSEDADRRGERAEAAAELEELGYGALWLGGNSSAANAAPLIEATSKLTVGTSIQSIWQHEPDAAARAFADLESAHPGRFLLGLGVSHAKRVEQYARPYSALVEYLDGLDAAGVPADRRLLAALGPKSLRLARDRAAGSIPYLVTPEHTAHARELLGEAPLLAPELGVVPETDPDRARALAREFLELYLPLPNYTNNFLRHGFTEDDLKDGGSDRLVDALFAWGDDTAIRAKIDAFFEAGADHVALQVVNDEPRDALPRKAWRDVATLLD